The following proteins come from a genomic window of Thermodesulfobacteriota bacterium:
- the ade gene encoding adenine deaminase, translated as MKSRIRAACGKEKADLLIKNARVVDVFSGSIFSANVAINNSIIIGFGDYNAKEVIDLKGRFLCPSFIDGHIHVESSMISVPEFAKAVIPMGTTSIVADPHEIANVMGLEGIKYIAESGKLTPLVVYIMLPSCVPSTDMETSGARLSSSDLLKIVHKEWVLGLGEVMNFPGVIDEDPEILRKIEVAGGKRIDGHAPMLAGNDLNAYISVGIGSDHECTTLKEAGEKLRKGMYIMIREGTVAKNMETLLPLVTPANSRRCLFVTDDKHPLDLVEEGHMDFLIRKAIKQGLDPVIAVQMATLNPAEYFRLNGLGAIAPGYKADIIVFNTLKELRVEMVFKGGKLVAKDGRLLEIPLKEEKPILKNSIMIKDMDSGKFKIKAFSENAKIIELVPNQIITEKSIEKVRIVNGYALSDIERDILKIAVIERHTRTGNIGLGFVRGFGLKTGAIGSSVAHDSHNIVVVGTNDDDMLKAVMEIEKMGGGQLVVANGSILASLPLPIGGLMSHMPLLEVADGIKRLLVSAKTLGCDARDPFMALSFLALPVIPELKITDKGLVDVSEFRIVPLFE; from the coding sequence TTGAAAAGCAGGATCAGGGCTGCCTGTGGGAAAGAAAAGGCAGACCTTTTAATCAAAAATGCCAGAGTTGTGGATGTATTTTCAGGCAGCATTTTTTCTGCCAATGTTGCAATCAACAACTCAATAATCATAGGTTTTGGAGATTATAATGCTAAGGAAGTTATAGACCTGAAGGGAAGGTTTCTCTGCCCTAGCTTTATTGATGGTCATATCCATGTGGAAAGTTCAATGATTTCAGTACCTGAATTTGCAAAGGCTGTTATACCCATGGGAACTACTTCAATAGTAGCTGATCCCCATGAAATAGCCAATGTTATGGGATTAGAAGGCATTAAATACATAGCTGAATCAGGCAAATTAACCCCTCTGGTTGTATACATAATGCTGCCCTCCTGTGTCCCTTCTACAGATATGGAGACCTCTGGCGCAAGGTTATCTAGTTCAGACCTTTTGAAGATAGTCCACAAAGAATGGGTGCTTGGCCTAGGTGAGGTTATGAACTTTCCAGGGGTCATAGATGAAGACCCTGAGATTTTGAGAAAGATAGAAGTGGCTGGGGGGAAAAGGATTGATGGGCATGCACCTATGTTGGCTGGAAATGATCTCAATGCTTATATATCTGTGGGAATAGGTTCGGACCATGAGTGTACAACTCTTAAAGAGGCCGGAGAAAAACTCCGAAAAGGGATGTACATCATGATCCGAGAGGGAACAGTGGCAAAAAACATGGAGACCCTTCTCCCATTGGTAACCCCTGCTAATTCAAGAAGATGCCTCTTTGTTACCGATGACAAACATCCCCTTGACCTGGTTGAGGAGGGGCATATGGACTTCCTGATAAGGAAGGCTATTAAGCAGGGACTGGATCCTGTTATTGCTGTCCAGATGGCCACGCTGAACCCTGCAGAGTATTTCCGTTTGAATGGATTGGGTGCTATAGCGCCGGGGTATAAAGCGGACATTATCGTATTCAACACATTGAAAGAGTTAAGAGTCGAAATGGTGTTTAAAGGTGGTAAATTGGTTGCAAAGGATGGCCGGCTTTTGGAAATACCACTAAAAGAGGAAAAACCAATCCTAAAGAACTCCATCATGATAAAAGATATGGATAGCGGCAAATTCAAAATAAAGGCATTTTCAGAGAATGCTAAGATAATAGAATTGGTCCCGAATCAGATAATTACAGAGAAATCAATTGAGAAGGTAAGAATTGTTAACGGTTATGCATTGTCTGATATCGAAAGGGATATTCTTAAGATAGCGGTAATAGAAAGACATACCAGAACGGGGAATATTGGATTGGGGTTTGTAAGGGGTTTTGGGCTGAAAACCGGTGCTATAGGGTCTTCGGTTGCCCACGATTCTCATAATATAGTGGTGGTGGGAACCAATGACGATGATATGTTAAAAGCGGTAATGGAAATAGAAAAGATGGGGGGTGGACAACTGGTTGTAGCAAACGGGAGCATATTGGCTTCTCTGCCTTTGCCAATTGGTGGGTTGATGTCCCACATGCCACTTTTGGAAGTAGCCGATGGAATTAAAAGACTTCTTGTATCAGCAAAGACTCTTGGGTGTGATGCCAGAGATCCCTTTATGGCTTTATCTTTTCTCGCCTTGCCCGTTATTCCTGAATTAAAGATTACAGACAAAGGACTGGTGGATGTAAGTGAATTTAGGATAGTTCCCCTGTTTGAATAG
- a CDS encoding AccI family restriction endonuclease: MHLFEKELLVSKEDIELVLRGFKDISWIDFWLNPRRLRGSDFLMRWSQGVWSEKRLIDAVNRTNQFYAIPYGPSGTAPTDDVRAFELYFERLEAAGLRNIKRPDLLVFKIADKAFVDNFLQNIGGDEELPFIIENNLQDLINKAVVAVECENSLWIAEKMPNYNTPLKPQKRLGGKAGLPKTAVLPTVIIKEEDRIPLARWQEENNVPIHVWHVFFDRAYGLAFDEAERLVREGLIEPTVQTFQAPGGATTKKAIYKFYYRYAYPLGISVEQPRLVPDFIEDKNGHILPYVKFEGGSLDITHDALILLRKME; encoded by the coding sequence ATGCATCTATTTGAAAAAGAATTATTAGTATCAAAAGAGGATATTGAACTTGTACTCCGTGGCTTTAAAGACATTAGTTGGATAGATTTTTGGCTTAACCCAAGAAGACTTCGAGGCAGCGACTTCCTAATGCGGTGGTCTCAAGGTGTTTGGAGTGAAAAACGCCTTATTGACGCAGTAAACAGAACTAATCAATTTTATGCGATTCCCTACGGACCAAGTGGAACAGCACCAACAGACGATGTAAGAGCATTTGAGCTTTATTTTGAGCGGCTTGAAGCTGCTGGACTTAGAAACATTAAACGTCCTGACCTTTTGGTTTTCAAAATAGCAGACAAAGCTTTTGTTGACAATTTTTTACAGAACATTGGAGGCGATGAAGAATTGCCATTCATTATTGAAAATAACCTGCAAGACCTAATAAACAAAGCTGTTGTAGCTGTTGAATGTGAAAACTCATTGTGGATAGCAGAAAAAATGCCTAACTACAATACTCCACTCAAACCTCAGAAACGGCTTGGAGGCAAAGCAGGTCTTCCAAAAACTGCTGTACTGCCAACTGTAATTATAAAAGAAGAAGACCGTATACCTTTAGCAAGATGGCAAGAAGAAAACAATGTTCCAATTCATGTCTGGCACGTATTTTTTGACAGGGCATATGGTTTAGCATTTGATGAAGCTGAACGACTTGTGCGAGAAGGGCTGATAGAGCCAACTGTTCAAACTTTTCAAGCTCCAGGTGGGGCGACAACCAAGAAAGCAATCTACAAGTTCTATTATCGCTATGCGTATCCTCTTGGAATATCCGTTGAGCAACCGCGTTTGGTTCCAGATTTTATTGAAGATAAGAACGGGCATATTCTGCCGTATGTAAAATTTGAAGGCGGTTCTCTCGACATCACGCATGATGCATTAATCCTTTTGAGAAAAATGGAATGA
- a CDS encoding N-6 DNA methylase, with protein MKGLKTHQKIPVAWDEREKLRDKGQFWTPHWVAEAMVSYVAESTELIFDPATGRGAFFDALKRLHSPNISYFGTDIDPEILSDNIYIDSNCHVELRDFIKNPPKRKFKAIVANPPYIRHHRIDDETKTFLKKLCASITGFVIDGRAGYHIYFLLQALNHLEADGKLSFIMPADTCEGIFANKLWRWISDKYCIECVVTFDEGATPFPNVDTNAIIFLIKNAKPNKKLFWVKAKQAYSDDLLQFISSGFKKQELETIEITNRHLEEALETGFSRPEQKYNSFKFHLNDFAKVMRGIATGANEFFLFTSQQVKIREIPNDFLKTAIGRTRDIKGNIITITDINILKEKDRPIYLLSITGHKILPKAVLDYLKVGENLELPNRPLIKQRKPWYKMEKRKVPPLLFAYLGRRNTRFIKNEAGILPLTGFLCVYPNFDDKEYIDNLWQALNHPDTLNNLKLVGKSYGSGAIKVEPRNLDRLPIPDHIVEKYKLIRPIETFKKQIELFPA; from the coding sequence ATGAAAGGACTAAAAACACATCAAAAAATACCCGTCGCATGGGACGAAAGAGAAAAACTTCGTGACAAGGGCCAATTTTGGACACCCCATTGGGTTGCGGAGGCGATGGTTTCATATGTTGCAGAAAGTACTGAATTAATTTTTGACCCTGCAACTGGTAGAGGCGCATTTTTTGACGCCTTAAAAAGACTGCACAGTCCCAATATTTCATATTTCGGAACTGATATTGACCCCGAAATATTGTCAGACAATATCTATATTGATTCAAATTGCCATGTTGAATTGCGTGATTTTATAAAAAATCCTCCTAAAAGAAAATTTAAGGCAATTGTTGCAAACCCGCCATACATAAGACACCACCGCATTGACGATGAAACAAAAACATTCCTAAAGAAACTTTGTGCAAGCATAACAGGTTTTGTCATTGATGGTAGAGCCGGTTATCATATTTACTTCCTATTGCAAGCATTGAACCACTTAGAAGCAGATGGGAAATTATCATTCATTATGCCTGCTGATACCTGCGAGGGAATATTTGCTAATAAGCTGTGGCGCTGGATTTCAGACAAATATTGTATTGAATGTGTTGTTACTTTTGATGAAGGGGCTACTCCTTTTCCAAATGTCGATACTAACGCTATAATATTCTTAATCAAAAATGCTAAGCCAAATAAAAAATTGTTTTGGGTAAAAGCTAAACAGGCATATTCTGATGACTTACTTCAATTCATTTCTTCTGGCTTCAAAAAACAAGAATTAGAAACAATCGAAATTACCAACCGCCATCTTGAAGAAGCCTTAGAGACAGGGTTTTCGAGACCAGAACAAAAGTATAATAGCTTTAAGTTTCATCTAAATGACTTCGCAAAAGTTATGCGTGGAATTGCTACAGGCGCAAATGAGTTTTTCCTTTTTACGAGTCAGCAAGTTAAGATACGTGAAATTCCTAATGATTTTTTAAAAACTGCAATTGGCAGGACAAGAGACATAAAAGGAAACATAATTACAATAACCGATATTAACATCTTGAAAGAAAAAGACCGTCCAATATACTTACTCTCAATAACTGGACATAAAATACTGCCTAAAGCAGTTTTAGACTATTTAAAGGTTGGCGAAAATCTCGAATTGCCAAATCGCCCACTTATTAAACAGCGTAAACCTTGGTACAAGATGGAAAAAAGAAAAGTTCCACCTTTGCTTTTCGCCTACCTTGGCAGAAGAAATACAAGATTTATTAAAAATGAAGCCGGTATTCTTCCGCTAACAGGGTTTCTTTGCGTCTATCCAAATTTTGATGACAAAGAATACATTGACAACTTATGGCAAGCATTAAATCATCCTGATACCCTAAATAATTTAAAACTTGTAGGCAAAAGTTATGGCTCGGGTGCAATAAAAGTTGAACCACGCAACCTTGACCGACTGCCAATTCCAGACCATATCGTTGAAAAATATAAACTTATAAGGCCAATTGAAACTTTCAAAAAACAGATTGAATTATTTCCCGCATAA
- a CDS encoding TIR domain-containing protein has translation MASNREYFVTKLSFREDVNLIKDVFAYEYDGHNLSEGEVHQRHWLVNRTKEKSQISIMTRNEKGEWIRGNVFTYNNGLYSWGTILPKNITKRKSFVSYYHHDDQNYRERFENLFGDLVVSKSVDDGDIDSGNSADYIKQLIQRKYLSDTTVLIVLIGAKTKGRKHVDWEIAGALNYKVGGNYSGVLGLFLPSHSDYGLDNYHPYLVPSRLTENFKSGYAIAQDWTDDRVIMQGHIEKAFTARSETGKIVNMTISQMQRNTCE, from the coding sequence ATGGCAAGCAACAGAGAATATTTTGTAACAAAGCTTTCCTTTAGAGAAGACGTAAATCTCATTAAAGATGTCTTCGCCTATGAATATGATGGACATAATCTCTCAGAAGGCGAAGTACATCAGCGGCATTGGCTGGTAAATAGAACCAAGGAAAAATCACAAATCTCAATAATGACAAGAAATGAAAAAGGGGAATGGATAAGGGGAAATGTTTTTACTTACAATAATGGACTATACAGTTGGGGAACTATTCTGCCTAAAAACATAACAAAGAGAAAATCATTTGTCAGTTACTATCATCATGACGACCAAAATTATCGAGAACGATTTGAAAATTTGTTTGGTGATTTGGTAGTAAGTAAATCTGTCGATGATGGCGATATTGATTCTGGTAACAGCGCTGACTATATCAAGCAACTCATTCAAAGGAAATACCTCTCAGATACCACTGTTTTGATTGTTTTGATTGGCGCAAAAACAAAAGGCAGAAAGCATGTTGACTGGGAGATCGCAGGTGCTTTGAATTATAAAGTGGGGGGTAACTACTCTGGTGTTCTCGGTTTATTTCTTCCTTCTCATTCGGACTATGGCTTAGACAATTATCATCCATATTTAGTTCCATCGCGACTGACTGAAAATTTTAAGTCGGGTTACGCCATTGCACAGGATTGGACTGATGATAGAGTAATTATGCAAGGGCATATTGAAAAAGCATTTACCGCAAGAAGTGAAACAGGCAAAATTGTTAATATGACCATTTCCCAAATGCAAAGGAATACATGCGAATGA
- a CDS encoding Lrp/AsnC family transcriptional regulator: MDRQDRDILNRIQSKFPINSRPFKVLGEELNISEDNMIERVKQLIHKGYIRRLGASFDSKKLGFTSTLCAARVPPEKIEEFVKVLHSYRGITHNYKREHEYNLWFTFIGESKEKIRDSLADISKKTAIKDIINLPAKKIFKVNVEFET; the protein is encoded by the coding sequence ATGGACAGGCAAGACAGGGATATATTGAATAGGATTCAGTCTAAATTCCCCATCAATTCCAGACCATTTAAAGTGCTGGGAGAGGAATTAAATATCTCTGAAGACAATATGATAGAGAGGGTTAAGCAATTGATACATAAAGGCTATATTCGACGCCTTGGTGCTTCCTTTGACTCAAAGAAACTGGGTTTTACAAGCACACTGTGTGCGGCCAGGGTCCCCCCTGAAAAGATTGAAGAATTTGTTAAAGTATTACATTCATATCGGGGCATAACTCATAACTACAAAAGAGAGCACGAGTATAATCTATGGTTTACTTTCATTGGTGAGTCCAAAGAGAAGATTAGAGATAGTCTCGCTGATATATCAAAAAAAACAGCCATTAAAGACATTATTAATCTCCCCGCCAAAAAAATCTTTAAGGTAAATGTTGAGTTTGAGACATGA
- the metG gene encoding methionine--tRNA ligase codes for MSKTLYITTPIYYVNAEPHLGHAYTTIAADVLNRFNRLSGGETFFVTGTDEHGDKVVRAAEAAGESPKEYTDRISMLFRNIWPELSISNDYFIRTTDENHKKVVQLILQKVYDAGDIYFGEYGGYYCFGCERFYYEKELADGKCPDHKVAPEFIKEKNYFFRMSKYQNWLIEHINSHPGFIRPERYSNEVLAFLRDPLEDLCISRPKSRLDWGITLPFDEDYVTYVWFDALINYLTSVGYPDSDIYHKFWPSAQHLIAKDILKPHGIYWPTILKASGIEPYHHLNVHGYWNIDENKISKSLGNIIKPLSLKDKYGLDAFRYFLMREMVFGLDANFSESALVNRLNSDLANDLGNLVSRSLAMVIKYFRGALHNPAGHLEIDERLRNDASKTVKDVINQMAQLAFNKALIVIWGFIAAVNKYIDETSPWILAKEENQTERLNAVLYNIVEALRVITVLLFPFMPTTAEKIWASLGIKEDLHTQRLKDITEWGKIGENTIVSKIEPIFPRVEG; via the coding sequence ATGAGCAAAACATTATATATAACCACTCCTATATACTATGTAAATGCTGAACCTCATCTGGGTCATGCCTACACTACCATTGCCGCAGATGTTCTCAACCGTTTCAACAGATTATCCGGGGGGGAAACTTTTTTCGTTACAGGAACGGATGAGCACGGCGATAAAGTTGTTAGAGCTGCCGAGGCTGCTGGAGAAAGCCCAAAAGAATATACTGACAGGATAAGCATGCTATTCCGAAATATCTGGCCGGAGCTTTCCATTTCTAATGACTACTTTATCAGGACAACCGATGAAAACCATAAGAAAGTCGTTCAATTGATTCTTCAGAAAGTATATGATGCGGGGGATATTTACTTTGGCGAATATGGGGGATACTATTGTTTTGGATGCGAACGTTTTTACTATGAAAAGGAACTTGCAGATGGCAAATGTCCGGATCATAAGGTTGCCCCTGAGTTTATAAAGGAAAAGAACTATTTCTTTAGAATGAGCAAGTATCAGAATTGGTTGATAGAGCATATCAACTCTCACCCTGGTTTTATTCGCCCTGAAAGATACAGCAATGAGGTATTGGCCTTCTTGAGAGACCCTTTAGAAGACCTGTGCATTTCTCGTCCAAAATCAAGGCTGGATTGGGGGATAACTCTGCCATTTGACGAAGATTATGTAACCTATGTCTGGTTTGATGCCCTTATCAATTATCTAACCTCTGTTGGTTATCCTGACTCTGACATTTATCACAAATTCTGGCCATCAGCCCAACACCTGATCGCGAAGGATATATTGAAACCCCACGGTATTTACTGGCCAACCATCCTGAAGGCTTCTGGCATTGAACCATACCATCATTTAAATGTTCATGGCTACTGGAACATAGATGAAAACAAGATATCCAAGAGTCTTGGGAATATCATAAAACCCCTCAGCTTAAAAGACAAGTATGGTCTCGATGCCTTTCGGTATTTTCTTATGCGGGAGATGGTCTTTGGATTGGATGCCAATTTCAGCGAGAGTGCCCTGGTTAATAGATTGAATTCTGATCTGGCAAATGACCTTGGGAATTTGGTGAGTCGCAGTTTGGCAATGGTTATTAAATACTTTAGAGGGGCACTTCATAACCCAGCCGGACATCTGGAGATTGATGAAAGATTGAGAAATGATGCTTCAAAGACTGTTAAAGACGTAATTAATCAGATGGCTCAACTGGCATTTAACAAGGCATTAATTGTTATCTGGGGATTCATAGCCGCTGTGAATAAGTACATAGACGAGACTTCGCCCTGGATCCTGGCAAAGGAAGAAAATCAAACAGAAAGATTGAATGCCGTATTGTACAATATCGTAGAAGCCCTTAGGGTTATTACTGTTCTTCTCTTTCCCTTTATGCCAACAACTGCGGAGAAGATATGGGCATCTTTAGGGATAAAAGAGGATTTACACACTCAGAGATTGAAGGATATAACCGAGTGGGGTAAAATAGGAGAGAACACCATCGTCTCAAAGATTGAACCTATTTTCCCAAGGGTTGAGGGGTAA
- a CDS encoding Smr/MutS family protein, with protein sequence MEYSIPFDEPVRIPIEDTIDLHTFSPRDIPSLLEEYLKECLSHGIFQVRIIHGKGRGIQRKIVHSLLNNNPHVHSFSQALPEAGGWGATIAILKSKKKAR encoded by the coding sequence TTGGAATACAGTATTCCTTTTGATGAACCAGTTAGAATTCCTATAGAAGACACTATAGACCTTCACACATTCTCGCCCAGGGATATACCATCATTATTGGAAGAATACTTAAAGGAATGCCTTAGTCACGGTATCTTTCAGGTGCGTATCATCCATGGCAAGGGGCGGGGCATCCAGAGAAAAATAGTTCATTCGCTCTTGAATAATAACCCCCATGTCCATTCCTTTTCCCAGGCGCTTCCAGAGGCTGGCGGCTGGGGAGCCACGATAGCCATTCTAAAGAGCAAAAAGAAAGCCAGATAA
- a CDS encoding TetR/AcrR family transcriptional regulator yields the protein MSTKDKLIKAAKKLFYEKGYHATSLKDLAKEMGAATSIIYYYFKNKEELLVRLYEGALEETIDDISKIAQSDMTTTEKMTEIIKYHGRFVMGNQTWSKIFFEEESALPSDFQKSISEKKRQYNKIVEDIYSNGIREGVFKPVSDPRIFVNAILGMCNWLYKWYRRDKGGDPEKISQQFADILTEGYIVSKKKYLDQEQEAIPLDTGTRELSKADNKQEEIISKIQILTSMTESIAEKLDAIRK from the coding sequence GTGTCTACAAAAGATAAACTTATAAAAGCAGCAAAGAAACTTTTCTATGAAAAAGGATACCATGCAACCTCTCTGAAGGATCTGGCGAAAGAAATGGGTGCAGCTACAAGCATCATCTATTATTATTTCAAAAACAAGGAAGAACTTCTGGTAAGGCTATATGAAGGTGCGCTCGAGGAAACAATAGATGATATTTCGAAAATAGCTCAATCTGATATGACCACAACTGAAAAAATGACCGAGATCATCAAATACCATGGAAGGTTCGTAATGGGAAACCAAACGTGGTCGAAGATTTTTTTTGAAGAGGAATCGGCACTTCCTTCTGATTTTCAAAAATCGATATCGGAGAAAAAACGACAGTATAACAAAATAGTAGAGGATATATACTCTAACGGTATAAGGGAAGGGGTATTTAAGCCAGTATCAGACCCAAGGATATTTGTAAATGCTATTCTCGGCATGTGTAATTGGTTATATAAATGGTATAGGCGTGACAAAGGGGGCGATCCCGAAAAAATTTCTCAACAGTTTGCAGATATTTTAACAGAAGGTTACATTGTCTCGAAAAAGAAATATTTGGATCAAGAACAAGAAGCTATTCCGCTTGACACAGGAACACGAGAATTATCTAAAGCTGACAACAAACAGGAAGAGATAATTAGTAAAATTCAAATTCTTACCTCAATGACGGAATCAATAGCTGAAAAATTAGATGCTATTCGTAAATGA
- a CDS encoding ABC transporter substrate-binding protein, whose amino-acid sequence MKKLSVVLFTLLLICYLSANVRSGNAGEVRGVTDDTLKIGMISDQTGPAANVTVPLTDAVKRHNVNNIILCGFIPQPAGLLLRELKKFGMNVPVFANVAAASEEVIYMAAGGAEKYYVISPWASWYDEGEGVALMRKITLKYEPGTEKQYRGKLHTYGWTIGMVLQEGLLRAGRDIDGERLVTALETLKDFDMKGLSGPMNFSSTNHKGMNSAQISKADPASGKFAPVTGWIKTD is encoded by the coding sequence ATGAAAAAATTATCGGTTGTTTTATTCACATTGCTACTAATCTGTTATTTATCTGCAAATGTAAGGTCGGGCAATGCAGGAGAGGTCAGAGGTGTAACTGATGACACCCTAAAGATCGGAATGATTTCTGATCAAACTGGTCCTGCTGCAAATGTCACCGTGCCTCTTACCGATGCTGTAAAAAGGCATAATGTAAACAACATTATATTGTGTGGTTTTATCCCTCAACCTGCTGGTTTACTGCTCCGGGAATTGAAAAAGTTTGGTATGAACGTGCCTGTTTTTGCTAACGTGGCCGCAGCCTCTGAAGAGGTGATATACATGGCTGCCGGAGGAGCTGAAAAATACTATGTAATATCCCCTTGGGCCTCGTGGTATGATGAGGGTGAGGGTGTAGCTCTCATGAGGAAGATAACACTCAAGTATGAGCCTGGCACAGAAAAACAGTATAGAGGGAAACTCCATACATACGGTTGGACAATTGGAATGGTGTTGCAGGAAGGACTTTTAAGGGCCGGCAGGGATATAGATGGAGAGCGGTTGGTAACAGCCCTTGAGACACTAAAAGATTTTGATATGAAAGGGCTATCTGGTCCTATGAATTTTAGTTCTACCAATCATAAAGGAATGAATTCAGCGCAAATCTCTAAGGCTGACCCTGCAAGCGGAAAGTTTGCCCCTGTAACCGGGTGGATAAAAACCGATTAA